One part of the Ranitomeya imitator isolate aRanImi1 chromosome 10, aRanImi1.pri, whole genome shotgun sequence genome encodes these proteins:
- the LOC138651828 gene encoding IgGFc-binding protein-like, which translates to MGTVTVLGLWALLCGICSAGPLGKEFVTVFMQNYQLSYSKAEFQLFIAGYSPSTTVTIWMSQSSFKQVLTVNERATLSVQIPPNAELPGSTRSCNVIGIKADKPVSVLSLNYKSQSADTSIVYPIEDLGTDYYVVTPLDGPSDGYKEFSVVSYENPTSVDIFLTGAVTYQEKTYKAGSKLTVSLDPFNALQLLSSDNLSGTRVVSQKPVAVLSGHTCTWKNTKCNHVYEQLRPVPSWGRSFIIPPISLQLKSDIIFVTAAEATKIDYQIDFKTSSQNLNAGQVIQLEVPIKSPIYLTASAGIQVIYYCTGWQDRLLTQFDPILMTIPPISSYCSSYYIYGQQEFDNYGSLVVKTADVSRISYNKNPVTGLTWSAIPGTDYSWSTQGLGKGFSFQLIENPSSPFMLLSFGFVKLNSYGSPAVCVNADSGPSCSSVKCRAKEKCQMSNGKPVCVPESEAYCQGTGDPHYRTFDGRYYDFQGTCTYTIAKTCGSDSSLPFFNIEAKNENRGNTRVSYISYVTVQVYDYSISLVRYENGFVRVNNQRQRLPINLNDGQVRLYQSGGSVIIDTDFTLRVYYDWNSILKVYISSSFFGSVCGLCGNYNGNPSDDQMTPTGTQAPNLVDFGKSWKVEDGDMFCWHNCNGDCKTCPLDTQKTYSTDLNCGLISKVDGPFRQCHSVIDPKQYLDNCVYDLCMNGGSKQILCQSLKTYADACQRSKVSIAEWRQLSGCPMQCPENSEYKLCSQACPSTCNDDATPSVCSESCVESCQCKTGYVLDEGKCIPKASCGCIYQGRLYAPNEKFWGDNKCEQECVCNPSTRKVECKATKCKSSEKCSVKNGIQNCYPLSYGTCSASGDPHYITFDGVKYDFQGTCVYQFAALCQKINDLVDFQVNVQNDNRGSKVVAYVSAVQVKLCNFDIVIDRRYKNKILLDGVLTNLPFVVDNGKLSIYKQGNSAVVQTSFGLRVTYDWDSQIAVTLPSSYTGAVCGLCGNFDNNKNNDFLMKNNQLATKPVLFGNSWKVQHVPGCFEEDKGDCSKLAQLELLHTNNKEGCGIIKDKSGPFRECHAKIDPDSLFKSCIYDACFYEGRQDVLCKTIASYASLCQEAGVTIYQWRTPKFCSPVCPKNSHYEVCASGCAPTCLSLAPPLGCKAGCTEGCECDDGFILSGGDCVPIAQCGCRYNNKYYKAGEVFFPSGLCNQQCVCTASGVVECKAFTCGANEECKVVDGVQKCQPIGSAQCSAAGDPHYMSFDGLAFDFQGTCTYTLTKTITKKDNLVPFAINVKNEKWGDGTVAVTKLVSFEVYGYNLVLQYEVRGKIMVNGVYYILPLNLEGGKIRCYQHGMRVLIDTDFGVQVNYDLVYNVIVTVPGNYKEQLGGLCGNYNGDRRDEFLLPDKKLVSDVTVFGASWKVPIPGVSCDDGCGGSGKPCPTCDDRKKEIFKTDNYCGFLKKAGGPLSACYATINPDTFFNNCVYDLCAATGDGKILCDSIHSYVAACQAAGVTVQPWRTDAFCPIQCPANSKYKVCADVCSVTCAGLTDPAKCPETCSEGCECDDGFFFDGDSCVSLDKCGCFEDGRYYPPGIKVLSGDCSQACTCSPMGGLICDNTGCAADENCQIKDGVVACVNKDPCKSMNCRIKETCKIQDGKPICVPNFTGTCWGWGDPHYSTFDGYCYDFQGTCTYILSKYDGGDAGLVPFKIEEKNDNRGSQAVAYVRSVALYTYGYKIVIMKSEFGKVRVNDVITNLPVTLLNGKISASISGLYAVVNLDFGLKVTYDYNTHVVLTLPSSYYGLTKGLCGNFNQNSKDELITADNKAVTSIIDWAKSWKVNDRDPFCFDSCPGLNCPTCDDAKKAQYGGDKKCGLISKVGDGPFRECFSKVSPDTFFDNCLYDVCINGGANQFLCQALNAYASTCRKAGVKIYDWRTPSGCALPCPANSHYEFCGNACPATCTDRTAPSRCTDACVETCQCNDGFVLSGDKCVPISGCGCTYNGAYYQPNEEFWADDGCRTLCKCDPSVGMVVCKASSCKASERCMVNNGVRSCQPFSFSTCTGSGDPHYKTFDGKLFDFMGTCIYQLVGVTSNNPLIPQFNVKVQNNNRGGNTAVSYTKVVTLEVYDIVLTLSMDYPRRILVNGEVTALPFYFQTNKVIAYISGSQGILKTDFEATIKYDWNSYVEVTIPSTFENVVGGLCGNFNKNPNDDFLTKDGKSTTNVVQFGNSWKVGDVPGCSPECTGSCPLCSEAQKQQYKTEKYCGLINKPNGPFSQCYSVVDPTPFLNNCIFDTCQYKGHPSSFCNAITLYVAACQAANVPLKEWRSSSFCSLSCPINTHYELCGDSCSVNCRGLSSPAGCDTPCKEACYCDNGYVMSGHKCVPIADCGCVYQDKYYQKNEIFYPKGQCSEKCQCGADGTVQCKSEACGPEEECKLVNGVWGCQAKECGRCVASGDPHYTSFDGLKFDFQGTCTYTLSKVVDYDPRLVSFSVTVENESYGNGKVAVTRLVVVSVYGYTIAIERNVKSKVKVNGELVKLPLVIDDDYIFVNQEGSNVVLQTDFGMKVLYDTVYHVVLSIPSNYRGKLGGLCGNFNGDKSDEFQLPSKQVVKNVNEFGLSWKVNIAGAKCSDGCNAGECPVCEDAKLQPFKAISSCGMITNPSGPFKACQSLISPIEYFENCLFDSCAVNGKDEILCKSLQAYAAACQTLGVTVGTWRTAAFCPMSCPANSHYELCTQTCSQTCSGLTAPMRCSGRCFEGCECNAGYVLDGDNCITADKCGCVFNGKYLSDGDSFITADCTSVCKCQAGGVTCNAVKCSDKERCGIVNGVRGCYKVEGECSMSPQKLVTFDGLSGGPSGNGPVELVRLCDDGASGWFRVTANFENCGKATTLLSRLHIFLGSSLVTISKDKDVWINGRLASFPIGSDTFSASVVDNLISVQIGADFRIDWSTTTGSVVLRVSDKLSEAICGACGNFNGDITDDLKSPDGKSVANVVQLIASWKALDFTSCNA; encoded by the exons ATGGGTACGGTGACCGTCCTGGGCCTCTGGGCCCTCCTGTGTG GAATCTGTTCAGCCGGTCCGCTGGGCAAGGAATTTGTGACGGTCTTCATGCAAAACTATCAGTTATCTTACAGCAAAGCTGAATTCCAGCTCTTCATCGCTGGGTACAGTCCTTCCACCACTGTTACAATATGGATGAGCCAGTCTAGCTTCAAACAGGTCTTGACTGTGAATGAACGAGCAACGCTTTCTGTCCAGATTCCTCCGAATGCAGAGTTACCTGGATCTACCAGGTCATGCAATGTCATTGGCATCAAAGCTGATAAGCCCGTCTCTGTTCTTTCTCTGAATTACAAGTCTCAAAGTGCTGATACTAGTATCGTGTATCCCATCGAAGACCTTGGTACTGACTACTATGTGGTGACTCCTTTGGATGGACCTAGCGATGGGTACAAAGAGTTCTCCGTAGTTAGTTACGAAAACCCCACCAGTGTTGACATCTTCTTGACCGGAGCAGTTACCTACCAAGAGAAGACCTATAAAGCTGGTAGCAAACTCACTGTTTCCCTAGATCCGTTCAATGCTCTTCAGCTCCTGAGCAGCGATAACTTGTCTGGTACTCGTGTCGTGTCACAGAAACCCGTGGCAGTATTGAGTGGTCACACGTGTACATGGAAGAACACAAAGTGCAACCATGTCTATGAGCAGCTCAGGCCAGTCCCCAGCTGGGGAAGAAGTTTTATCATACCTCCAATATCCTTGCAGCTTAAGTCCGATATCATATTTGTCACAGCTGCCGAGGCTACAAAAATTGATTATCAAATAGATTTCAAAACATCAAGCCAGAACTTAAATGCAGGTCAAGTAATCCAGTTGGAAGTCCCCATCAAAAGCCCCATTTATCTCACTGCCAGTGCTGGAATCCAAGTAATTTACTACTGTACTGGTTGGCAAGACAGGCTTTTGACACAATTTGACCCAATTCTCATGACCATTCCTCCGATCAGCAGCTACTGTTCCTCTTACTACATCTACGGTCAACAAGAGTTTGACAACTATGGCAGCCTGGTGGTGAAGACCGCAGATGTCTCAAGAATCAGCTACAATAAAAATCCAGTTACAGGCCTGACGTGGAGTGCGATCCCAGGAACAGATTATTCTTGGTCTACTCAGGGATTAGGGAAAGGATTTAGCTTCCAACTTATTGAGAACCCATCTTCACCCTTCATGTTGTTGTCTTTTGGATTCGTGAAGCTGAACAGCTATGGCTCACCAGCTGTGTGCGTCAATG CTGACTCTGGTCCATCATGTAGCTCTGTAAAATGCAGAGCAAAGGAGAAATGCCAGATGTCCAACGGGAAGCCTGTCTGTGTGCCGGAATCTGAAGCCTATTGCCAAGGAACTGGTGACCCCCACTACCGCACCTTTGATGGCCGCTACTATGACTTCCAAGGAACCTGTACGTACACCATTGCCAAGACCTGTGGCAGTGATAGCAGCCTCCCATTTTTCAACATAGAAGCTAAGAATGAAAATCGGGGAAATACTCGTGTTTCCTACATCAGCTATGTTACCGTACAAGTCTATGACTATTCCATATCCTTGGTGAGATATGAGAATGGATTTGTCAGG GTCAACAACCAACGACAACGTCTCCCTATTAATCTGAATGATGGTCAAGTCCGCTTGTATCAGTCTGGTGGCTCAGTCATCATTGATACAGACTTTACCTTAAGGGTTTACTATGACTGGAACTCCATCCTAAAGGTTTACATTTCTAGTAGCTTCTTTGGTAGTGTTTGTGGCTTGTGTGGAAACTATAATGGAAACCCTTCAGATGACCAGATGACTCCAACCGGTACCCAGGCTCCTAACTTGGTTGACTTTGGAAAGAGTTGGAAGGTTGAAGATGGTGACATGTTCTGCTGGCACAACTGTAATGGAGATTGCAAGACGTGTCCTCTTGACACTCAAAAAACCTACTCGACTGACCTAAACTGTGGCTTGATCTCTAAAGTAGATGGTCCATTCCGTCAGTGCCACTCGGTCATTGATCCCAAGCAATACTTGGACAACTGCGTATATGATCTGTGTATGAATGGAGGCTCCAAGCAAATTCTGTGCCAGAGCTTGAAAACCTATGCGGATGCCTGTCAAAGAAGCAAGGTCTCAATAGCAGAATGGCGCCAACTTTCTGGATGTC CAATGCAGTGTCCCGAGAACAGCGAGTACAAGCTATGTTCCCAAGCATGCCCATCCACCTGCAATGATGATGCTACCCCTTCTGTCTGCTCTGAATCATGTGTGGAGTCATGTCAGTGTAAGACCGGCTATGTCCTTGATGAAGGAAAATGCATACCCAAGGCCAGTTGTGGCTGCATCTACCAAGGCAGACTATATGCACCCAATGAGAAGTTCTGGGGAGATAACAAGTGTGAGCAGGAATGCGTCTGCAACCCTTCCACCAGGAAGGTTGAATGCAAAGCCACAAAGTGCAAGTcctcagagaaatgttcagttaaaAATGGAATCCAGAACTGCTACCCCTTATCTTATGGCACCTGCTCGGCATCAGGAGACCCTCATTACATCACCTTTGATGGTGTGAAATATGACTTCCAGGGCACATGCGTTTACCAGTTTGCAGCGCTATGCCAGAAGATAAATGATCTGGTGGACTTCCAGGTCAACGTCCAAAATGATAACCGAGGAAGCAAAGTTGTGGCCTATGTCTCAGCCGTCCAAGTCAAGCTTTGTAACTTTGATATCGTCATCGACAGGAGGTACAAGAACAAAATTTTG CTTGATGGCGTCTTGACCAACCTTCCGTTCGTTGTTGATAATGGCAAACTCTCAATCTACAAACAAGGCAATTCAGCTGTAGTCCAGACGAGCTTTGGTCTACGTGTGACCTATGACTGGGACAGTCAAATTGCCGTTACTCTTCCAAGCAGCTATACCGGAGCAGTCTGCGGTCTTTGTGGCAACTTTGATAATAACAAAAATAACGACTTCCTCATGAAAAACAACCAGTTGGCCACAAAACCAGTGCTCTTTGGAAACAGCTGGAAAGTGCAACACGTACCCGGGTGTTTTGAGGAAGACAAGGGAGATTGCTCAAAATTGGCACAACTGGAACTTCTTCACACGAACAACAAAGAGGGATGTGGCATCATTAAAGATAAGAGTGGACCTTTCCGTGAGTGTCATGCCAAGATCGATCCAGACAGCCTGTTCAAGAGTTGTATATATGATGCATGCTTCTATGAAGGAAGACAAGATGTCCTCTGCAAAACCATAGCCAGCTACGCATCCTTATGCCAAGAGGCTGGAGTTACCATATACCAATGGAGAACACCCAAATTCTGCA GTCCAGTTTGTCCAAAGAACAGCCACTATGAAGTGTGTGCTTCTGGATGTGCTCCAACATGCCTGTCGCTTGCACCTCCATTGGGATGCAAAGCTGGCTGCACTGAGGGATGCGAATGTGATGACGGCTTCATCCTAAGTGGTGGTGATTGTGTTCCCATAGCCCAATGTGGCTGCAGATACAACAATAAATACTACAAGGCCGGTGAGGTGTTTTTCCCCAGTGGCTTATGTAACCAGCAGTGTGTATGCACAGCAAGCGGCGTTGTCGAATGCAAAGCCTTCACCTGTGGAGCCAACGAAGAATGCAAAGTTGTAGATGGAGTCCAGAAATGCCAACCAATTGGGTCTGCTCAGTGCTCTGCTGCAGGCGATCCTCACTACATGTCATTCGATGGTCTAGCTTTTGACTTCCAGGGCACCTGCACCTACACCCTCACCAAGACCATCACCAAGAAGGACAACTTGGTACCCTTTGCCATCAACGTTAAAAATGAGAAGTGGGGTGATGGAACGGTTGCGGTCACCAAACTGGTATCATTTGAAGTCTATGGATACAATCTTGTTCTCCAATATGAAGTTCGTGGCAAAATCATG GTCAACGGTGTATACTATATCCTCCCCCTAAATTTGGAAGGTGGAAAGATCCGCTGTTATCAGCATGGAATGAGGGTCCTGATCGACACTGACTTTGGTGTCCAGGTAAACTATGATCTTGTCTACAATGTCATCGTCACAGTTCCCGGAAACTACAAGGAGCAGTTGGGTGGCCTCTGTGGTAACTATAATGGTGATAGAAGAGATGAGTTCTTGCTACCTGACAAAAAGTTGGTCTCGGATGTCACCGTATTTGGAGCCTCCTGGAAGGTTCCGATTCCTGGTGTATCTTGTGATGATGGTTGCGGAGGCAGTGGGAAACCTTGTCCTACATGTGATGACAGGAAAAAGGAGATATTCAAAACCGATAACTACTGTGGGTTCCTGAAGAAAGCTGGAGGACCCTTGAGTGCTTGCTATGCCACAATCAACCCTGATACCTTCTTCAACAACTGTGTCTATGACCTGTGTGCTGCTACGGGTGATGGAAAAATCCTTTGCGATAGCATTCATAGCTATGTGGCTGCGTGCCAGGCAGCTGGGGTCACTGTCCAACCATGGAGGACTGATGCTTTCTGCC ccATACAGTGTCCAGCCAACAGCAAATACAAAGTGTGTGCCGACGTCTGCTCTGTAACATGCGCTGGTCTTACTGATCCCGCCAAGTGTCCCGAAACCTGCTCGGAGGGCTGTGAATGCGATGATGGATTCTTCTTCGATGGGGACAGCTGTGTGTCCCTTGACAAGTGCGGCTGCTTTGAGGATGGAAGATATTATCCG CCTGGTATAAAAGTTCTATCCGGTGACTGTTCCCAAGCCTGCACCTGTAGCCCAATGGGTGGACTTATCTGTGACAATACCGGATGTGCGGCTGATGAGAATTGTCAGATCAAAGATGGCGTTGTGGCTTGTGTTAATAAAG ATCCATGCAAGTCAATGAACTGTAGGATCAAGGAAACGTGTAAGATACAAGATGGAAAGCCCATTTGCGTTCCAAATTTCACAGGCACCTGTTGGGGATGGGGAGACCCCCACTATAGTACATTTGATGGATACTGCTATGACTTCCAAGGAACTTGTACCTACATCCTGTCTAAATATGATGGTGGTGATGCCGGACTGGTTCCATTCAAAATTGAAGAGAAGAACGATAATCGAGGAAGCCAGGCCGTAGCCTACGTCCGATCGGTGGCCCTTTACACATATGGGTACAAGATTGTGATCATGAAGAGTGAATTCGGCAAAGTTCGG GTCAATGATGTGATCACTAACCTGCCAGTGACCTTGCTCAATGGGAAGATCTCAGCCAGTATCAGTGGGTTGTACGCCGTGGTTAATCTAGACTTTGGCCTCAAGGTGACTTATGATTACAACACTCATGTGGTGTTGACTCTGCCCAGCAGCTACTATGGTCTTACAAAAGGTCTCTGTGGAAACTTCAACCAAAATTCAAAAGACGAGCTGATCACTGCAGACAACAAAGCTGTCACCTCCATTATCGACTGGGCCAAGAGCTGGAAAGTCAACGACAGAGATCCCTTCTGCTTTGACTCCTGTCCCGGACTCAACTGTCCAACATGTGATGATGCCAAGAAGGCCCAATATGGGGGAGACAAGAAATGTGGTCTTATTAGCAAAGTTGGCGATGGACCCTTCAGGGAGTGTTTCTCGAAAGTTAGCCCAGACACTTTCTTCGATAACTGCCTGTATGATGTCTGCATTAATGGTGGCGCTAACCAGTTCCTGTGCCAAGCTCTCAATGCCTATGCCAGTACCTGCAGGAAAGCAGGAGTTAAAATATACGACTGGAGGACTCCATCAGGATGTG cTTTGCCGTGTCCAGCAAACAGTCATTATGAGTTCTGTGGAAACGCCTGCCCAGCCACTTGCACAGACCGCACGGCTCCATCACGATGCACGGATGCCTGTGTTGAGACCTGCCAGTGTAACGATGGTTTTGTACTTAGCGGTGACAAATGTGTTCCAATATCAGGCTGTGGCTGCACTTACAATGGTGCCTACTACCAACCTAATGAAGAATTCTGGGCTGATGACGGCTGCCGCACCCTCTGCAAATGTGATCCAAGTGTTGGCATGGTGGTCTGCAAGGCGAGCAGCTGTAAAGCTAGCGAAAGGTGCATGGTAAACAACGGTGTGAGGAGCTGTCAACCCTTCAGTTTCTCCACATGTACAGGGTCTGGAGATCCACATTATAAGACTTTTGATGGCAAATTATTTGACTTTATGGGTACCTGTATCTACCAACTTGTTGGTGTGACCTCCAACAACCCATTAATTCCACAATTCAATGTCAAAGTCCAGAATAACAACCGTGGTGGAAACACAGCTGTATCTTATACCAAAGTGGTTACCCTGGAGGTCTACGATATCGTTTTGACTCTTAGCATGGATTACCCTCGCCGTATCTTG GTCAATGGAGAGGTTACTGCCCTTCCATTCTACTTCCAAACTAACAAGGTCATTGcctacatcagtggctctcaaggAATTCTAAAAACAGACTTTGAAGCCACCATCAAGTATGACTGGAACAGTTACGTGGAAGTGACCATACCCAGCACCTTTGAGAACGTTGTTGGTGGCTTGTGTGGCAACTTCAACAAAAATCCCAACGATGACTTCCTCACAAAGGATGGAAAATCGACTACAAACGTGGTTCAGTTTGGTAACAGTTGGAAAGTTGGTGATGTCCCTGGTTGTTCTCCAGAGTGTACAGGAAGCTGCCCTCTATGTTCTGAAGCCCAGAAACAACAGTACAAGACTGAGAAATACTGTGGACTTATCAACAAGCCCAATGGGCCATTCAGCCAATGTTATTCGGTAGTGGACCCAACTCCATTCCTTAACAATTGTATCTTTGATACTTGCCAATACAAGGGACACCCATCATCTTTCTGTAATGCCATCACTCTATACGTAGCAGCTTGCCAAGCGGCTAATGTCCCATTAAAGGAATGGAGATCATCCTCTTTCTGCA GTCTATCCTGCCCAATAAACACCCACTATGAATTGTGTGGAGACTCCTGTTCTGTCAATTGCCGTGGATTGTCTTCGCCAGCTGGCTGTGACACCCCGTGCAAGGAAGCCTGCTACTGCGACAATGGCTACGTTATGAGCGGCCACAAATGTGTTCCAATTGCTGACTGTGGTTGTGTATATCAAGACAAATATTACCAGAAAAACGAAATCTTCTATCCCAAGGGCCAATGCAGTGAGAAGTGCCAGTGTGGTGCTGACGGCACTGTCCAGTGTAAGTCTGAAGCCTGTGGACCTGAGGAAGAATGCAAGTTGGTCAATGGTGTTTGGGGATGTCAAGCAAAAGAATGTGGAAGATGTGTTGCTTCAGGAGATCCTCACTACACTTCCTTCGATGGCCTTAAATTCGACTTCCAAGGTACCTGCACTTACACTCTTTCAAAAGTCGTTGACTATGATCCACGTCTGGTGAGCTTCTCGGTCACTGTGGAGAACGAGAGCTATGGAAACGGTAAAGTCGCTGTGACAAGGCTTGTGGTGGTGTCCGTCTATGGTTACACAATTGCCATTGAAAGAAACGTGAAATCGAAGGTCAAG GTTAACGGTGAACTCGTCAAGCTTCCTCTGGTGATTGACGATGACTACATCTTCGTGAATCAAGAAGGAAGCAACGTTGTCCTGCAGACAGACTTTGGGATGAAGGTTCTTTATGACACCGTGTACCATGTGGTCCTCAGTATTCCAAGTAACTACCGTGGCAAATTGGGTGGCCTCTGTGGCAACTTCAATGGTGACAAGAGTGATGAATTCCAGCTTCCCAGCAAACAGGTTGTCAAGAATGTGAACGAGTTTGGCCTCTCCTGGAAAGTTAACATCGCTGGGGCTAAGTGCAGTGATGGTTGTAATGCAGGAGAGTGCCCGGTATGTGAGGATGCCAAGCTCCAACCATTCAAGGCCATATCTTCTTGTGGCATGATCACAAACCCATCTGGACCATTCAAGGCATGTCAATCCCTGATCAGCCCAATTGAGTATTTCGAGAACTGCCTCTTTGACTCCTGTGCAGTTAATGGAAAAGATGAAATTCTGTGCAAGAGCCTCCAGGCTTATGCAGCCGCTTGCCAAACTCTTGGGGTAACAGTTGGCACTTGGAGAACTGCAGCATTCTGTC CAATGTCTTGCCCAGCAAACAGTCATTATGAACTTTGCACCCAAACCTGTTCACAAACCTGCTCTGGACTCACGGCACCAATGAGATGTTCAGGCCGATGCTTTGAAGGTTGTGAATGTAACGCTGGGTATGTGCTGGATGGAGATAACTGCATCACGGCTGACAAATGTGGATGTGTCTTCAATGGAAAATACCTTAGT GATGGAGATTCCTTTATCACAGCTGATTGTACCAGTGTGTGTAAATGCCAGGCTGGAGGTGTAACCTGTAACGCAGTAAAATGTAGTGACAAGGAACGATGCGGCATAGTGAATGGAGTCCGTGGTTGCTACAAGGTGGAAGGTGAATGCTCCATGAGTCCTCAGAAGCTGGTGACTTTTGATGGCCTCTCAGGAGGTCCTAGTGGAAATGGTCCAGTAGAGCTAGTGCGTCTATGTGATGACGGAGCTTCTGGATGGTTCCGCGTTACTGCTAATTTTGAAAACTGTGGAAAGGCTACAACACTCTTGTCCAGACTTCATATCTTCCTTGGTAGCTCCTTGGTGACCATCTCTAAAGACAAGGATGTATGG ATCAATGGCCGCTTGGCTAGTTTCC